A window of the Deinococcus aquiradiocola genome harbors these coding sequences:
- a CDS encoding YnfA family protein, with protein sequence MLRSVLLFALAGLAEIGGGYLMWLWLREGRPVWVGAVGALMLVLYGVLPTLQAQSLDFARTYAAYGGLFIVFSLLWGRVVDGHVPDAPSLWGALLALVGAAVIAYWPR encoded by the coding sequence ATGCTGCGTTCCGTGCTGCTGTTCGCCCTGGCAGGCCTCGCCGAGATCGGAGGCGGCTACCTGATGTGGCTGTGGCTGCGCGAGGGGCGCCCCGTCTGGGTGGGCGCGGTCGGCGCGCTCATGCTCGTGCTGTACGGCGTCCTCCCGACCCTGCAGGCGCAGAGCCTCGACTTCGCGCGCACGTACGCCGCGTACGGCGGGCTGTTCATCGTGTTCTCGCTGCTGTGGGGCCGGGTGGTGGACGGCCACGTGCCGGACGCGCCGAGCCTGTGGGGTGCCCTTCTCGCCCTGGTGGGCGCGGCCGTCATCGCGTACTGGCCCCGCTGA